The Streptococcus mitis genomic sequence AAACCTTGATCTTGCTGAGTCAAATATAGTTCACTTAATTCCGATTGTTTGTCTTCAAAAAAATCATCTACTGTCCCCTCTAACATATCAGTTATAGTTTCTGACTCAACTTTAATTTTTTGAAAAAGTAAAGAAATTACAAATTTTGTAGTTCCCTTAACTGAAAAAACTTTCCAATCCGGTTTTTTACCCTCTCCACAGTAATCTTCTACAAAACCTCTTTTATTAGAGCTTGAAAAGTTCCTAGGTATAAATGCTTCTCTTATATCTCTTAACAACTTATAACTTTTCCAATAGTAAATATATTGTTTTAAAATCTCAATATCATGTACTATAATTCTTAGTTCATTTTGTAATGCTTTGTTTTCTTCATACAATTCTATTAAAACTTCAAAACATGAAATATTATTTTGCATATCAATTCCCCTCCCCAATACACTACTATAAATTAATTATACCAAAAAAAGCTATTGGGATGAGGGGGAAATACAAAATATTGTGATTTTTTTAACATGTATAATAGCAACATAATCAAAAAAAGATCGTTGTTTGTAATAAAATTAATTCTAGAATGTTATTATCAATGCTTCTGAAATAAGTTCCATACAGCGATCTAAAACTTGCAATAAAGAGGTTAAAAGAATGGATTTACAAAGATTTAAAGAAATAGGTTGTAACCCTAAAGTTATTCCCGCGAAAATAAAAAATGAAGATTTTGATTATCTTGCAAAAATAACTTGTATCTGGTTCACTTTTCAATACTATAGTAAATTTTATACCAGGAAGCCTCCAAAAAACTATGCATTCTATGATGTATTAATGCAGTATGATAATTCTGAGGAATTTAGAAAATATCGTACTGATCTTGGAATACCTGAAAATGAATATGGTTATCCAACTATCAGTAGCCGAACCCTACAAAGAATTTTTTCTCTACATACAATTAATAAAGAATTTGTTCTTCAAATTTTTACAAATAACCATTTTCAAAGAAGATATATAGAAGCTTATAATTATTTCTTTTGGGATAATAGTTGTGAATTAGTAAAACCTTATAATAAATTTCTCAAAAATCTTATGAAATTGGCGAGTTTTCAATCTAAAAAAAATATAAAATGATTATAAAGGTGGTGATTCCAATGTAAAATAACCTAATACTCTGTAGTGATTATTATTGCTGAACAAGTCCCACACAGTAGTAATATGTAAAGATTGTGGCGAAAGGAATAAAAAAATGCTTTTATGTGAAGAAGTTCTTATAACTGTAAATTTGCTAGGTTTGAGTCAAGAAATAGACTTTGAAACAAAACAGGCAACTGGAAACGTAAAACTGGATGTTGGTTTTCGAAATGATTCTGGAAAATATATTACTAGAATCATAAAAGTTAACAACTCGACAGTTTCAGAATACACTCCGTATCTAGATGAAAAAATCAATTTAAGATTACAACGTGTAACATTTTCAGCTTATCTATCTAATAATAGAGCAGCGTTATCTATTAAAGCTGAGAAAGCAACGATAGAGGAATAAGTATGATTCTAAAAAGAGCTAGAGCACCAACTGCTTAATTTTCTTCGTGCTGACAAAAAAAATTACAAGGAGAGTTTAAAAATGAAGACAATTTTTGAAAAAGCAATCAGACAAAATCCTTCGATTACTTTTGATCGATGTGTCAAAGAGTGTGAAAAGTTGCTAGGAATACTGGGGAGCGATCAACTAGTTAACTTAAGTCTAGAAGATCGTTTGAATCTAGTGAGTAAGTTTGAATATATATCTTATGAGAGCAGAGGATATCTAGACTTACAAGCACTTGTTCCTAGTTATGCTGTAAAAAAAGACTCTCTGCTATTAAAACACAGAGAAAACCCTTTTATCACAACAGCTCAACAACAGCATGCTCAAAAACTATATGATATGGTTTCATATACAACAAATAGCTACCCGTATGGGATGATAATTTACTACGATTTTGAATCGTGGACAGATGATAAGTTACGTTTGAATATTACGTTAGAGTATAACGAAGCATTTAACAGGAGATAAACTTTAATGATTTACATTTTACAGTCAGTACTCTACTTAATATCCATATTTTCAATACTATACTCAGGGTTTGTATTTGTTAATATGATTATTCTTATCTATACATTGCCTAGTAAAGAGCTACTTCCGAAAGCTATCAAAAACACAAACTTGCAAATTCAACATTTGTTAAAGTTATTTATTGACTCTCAGGAAGAACAAAACTATTATTCAGATTTTCATGCTGAGCTTATACATCAAGCTTCAAAGCTCAGCATATATCTGAACACAATTCATTTTCCAAATGGGATACAACGAGAGAGACAAGATTTCTATCTCTGGTTATCAAAAATGCCAGTTCAACAAGACTTTGATGATTGGAAAATGGAGCTACGTCAAACGGTACGTAGTTACAATGATAACCTTGATGTTATGTTTAACATGGTAGAGGAAGAACCTTATTTAAAACTCAAGATTAATCTAATCTCTAAAGAAGATTTAAATCGTCTTAAGCACAGTCAGGCTAAACCCCTCTACGATGACGAAGGAGAAATTTGATGACACTTAAATTGGATATACTGAGAAAAGAAAGTAGCAACGAACCTATTGAATGGAACTGCACTCGCTTTCCACATCTCCTCATTTCCGCACCAACAAATAGCGGGAAATCTTACTTCATTAAATATATACTAAGTATATTAAAAATTCATTCAGATGATGCTTCTATTATGATACTTGATTACAAACAAGGAATAGACTATTGGCAGTGGAGACAATTAGATAATGTGTATCTTGGTGATTCCGTTTACGATGGTTTTCGGCAAGCTTATAGCATTTTTGAAAATCGTAGACTTAATCCTAACCAAAAATATCCTCCTTTCTTTTTGATATTTGAAGAATATCAAAGTACAGTTGAAAGCATTCCCAAAAAAGCTGACAAAGAGGAGTTTTTACAGAAAATGGGGAATTTGTTACGATTATCAAGACAGATCAATTATCACATTATATGTGTCTGTCAAAGAGGGGATTCCTCCTTGTTTCCTCCTGGTGGAAGGGAAAATTTTTCCTCTAAAATTTCAATTGGAAGATTAAGTCCCCAAGCTAAACAGATGCTGTTCCCTGATGACGAGGTTAATCGCAATAAATCCCAAGGCGAAGTTAATATTCAGTTTGATGGTTCATTCGTTATTGAAGCTAGAACCTATACTATTAAAGATATAGATAAAGCAACATATTTAATAACTGGCTTACTAGATCGAGGAATACCAAAAAGCGAGGAGACTGTTGCCCGTAGCCCCTCAGGCGAAGGATAAGCTTACAGCCTCGCCAGCTTTAGCTGGCTAAGTTCGGGCTAGTATTACCCCGAACTTCATGACAACATGACAAACTAAC encodes the following:
- a CDS encoding helicase HerA domain-containing protein, translating into MTLKLDILRKESSNEPIEWNCTRFPHLLISAPTNSGKSYFIKYILSILKIHSDDASIMILDYKQGIDYWQWRQLDNVYLGDSVYDGFRQAYSIFENRRLNPNQKYPPFFLIFEEYQSTVESIPKKADKEEFLQKMGNLLRLSRQINYHIICVCQRGDSSLFPPGGRENFSSKISIGRLSPQAKQMLFPDDEVNRNKSQGEVNIQFDGSFVIEARTYTIKDIDKATYLITGLLDRGIPKSEETVARSPSGEG